From one Cucurbita pepo subsp. pepo cultivar mu-cu-16 chromosome LG17, ASM280686v2, whole genome shotgun sequence genomic stretch:
- the LOC111779173 gene encoding B-box zinc finger protein 24 isoform X1, with product MKIQCDVCEKAPATLICCADEAALCAKCDVEVHAANKLASKHQRLLLQCLSTKLPKCDICQDKPAFIFCVEDRALFCQDCDEPIHSTGSLSANHQRFLATGIRVAMSSSCTKDVDKVKMEPPNPKNPQVPAKMPSQQVPNFTSPWAVDDFLHFSDLESSDKQKEDLEFGELEWLAEMGLFGEQVPQEALAAAEVPELPTSHSGNALTYRPTKSSMSYKKPRIEVVDEDEFFTVPDLG from the exons ATGAAAATTCAGTGCGATGTTTGTGAGAAAGCTCCTGCTACTTTGATTTGTTGTGCGGATGAAGCGGCGCTTTGTGCGAAATGCGATGTTGAAGTTCATGCTGCTAATAAGCTTGCGAGCAAACACCAGAGGCTTCTTCTTCAGTGCCTCTCTACTAAGCTTCCCAAATGCGACATATGCCAA GACAAGCCGGCTTTCATTTTCTGTGTTGAAGACAGAGCACTTTTTTGTCAAGATTGTGATGAACCAATTCATTCAACTGGTAGTCTTTCAGCAAACCACCAGAGGTTTCTAGCCACTGGAATCAGAGTGGCCATGAGCTCAAGTTGCACGAAGGACGTCGACAAGGTCAAAATGGAACCTCCAAATCCGAAGAACCCTCAGGTTCCTGCTAAAATGCCTTCACAACAAGTTCCTAACTTCACATCCCCATGGGCGGTTGACGACTTTCTCCACTTCTCCGATCTCGAGTCGTCTGACAAG CAGAAAGAAGATCTAGAGTTTGGAGAACTAGAATGGCTAGCAGAAATGGGGCTGTTTGGGGAGCAAGTTCCTCAAGAAGCTTTAGCTGCTGCTGAAGTTCCTGAGCTTCCTACATCACACTCAGGTAATGCACTCACATACAGGCCGACGAAGTCGAGCATGTCGTACAAAAAGCCTAGGATCGAGGTGGTAGACGAGGATGAGTTTTTTACCGTTCCCGATCTCGGATGA
- the LOC111778368 gene encoding flowering time control protein FPA-like isoform X2, translating into MEDAQAAKEALQGVFLRGSSIKIEFARPAKPCRNLWVGGISPAVSREQLEEEFSKFGKIDEFKFLRDRNTAFIEYVRLEDASQALRIMNGKRIGGDQIRVDFLRSQPMRRDQWPDSRDGHGQLQGRNVGMADFQSGYKRPLHTQSSELRRDGPPSKVLWIGYPPSVQIDEQMLHNAMILFGEIERITSFHSRHFAFVEFRSVDEARRAKEGLQGRLFNDPRITIMFSNSDPAPVKEHPGFYPGGKETRPEMFFNEHQIRPPQMDMLGHPHPMVQNKFPGPLPANGILGPNTAVRPPPFGPPQGISGLPEFNDFTTSHGFHDANSKNVLGPNWRRPSPPAPGILSSPATGIRPPPPVRSTPNSWDVLDVNQFQRDSKRSRIDGPSSLDDASFPPRKMDNRGMGFDQQYGVGPLSDGGSSVSYTNAPVKTHAIPIGARAPVSGQSHGDNDFIWRGIIAKGGTPVCHARCVPIGEGIGSDLPEAVNCSARTGLDQLAKHYAEATGFDIVFFLPDSEDDFASYTEFLRYLGAKNRAGVAKFDDGTTMFLVPPSEFLRKVLKVAGPERLYGLILKFPQVPLSEPTHQQSYLPIPTSDYGERQQVSSSRAEYGSVPSKQEQLLPMDYNRVLHEETKEPPKPLLPSSEPPSVQSLPHEYVTNNNTAAVSQAGLSLTPELIATLVSLLPGKTQSSSLESAKQPAISPQPPMPTVDSNKGTTSEGWIGHQSSELTGQPFQQMENHFNSQGQSLSQFQPYPPLPRTPNQHAPQIMGATQIQDAAVGLPQQQHVPIPYRPLSTYSAPPENAQASGLPFVNPQYQHDVSQINQRGYGSVNEVDTSGYGAPVVQQSTNTATLSNQGQGSTSQPQPVTHLASDRGNPELPYQMEHLQSANLGAGNGTSDVEAGKDQRYRSTLQFAANLLLQIQQQQQQPQQAGWGSGNQ; encoded by the exons ATGGAGGATGCTCAAGCGGCTAAGGAGGCTCTTCAAGGGGTTTTTCTGCGTGGGAGTTCAATCAAAATCGAGTTTGCGAGACcg gcCAAACCTTGTAGGAATTTATGGGTCGGCGGTATTAGTCCAGCTGTTTCAAGGGAACaacttgaagaagaattttctaaatttggtAAAATTGATGAATTTAAGTTTTTGCGAGATCGGAATACTGCATTTATTGAGTATGTTCGATTAGAAGATGCATCACAAGCTTTGAGAATCATGAACGGTAAACGCATTGGTGGAGACCAGATTCGAGTTGATTTTCTTCGATCACAGCCAATGAGAAGA GATCAGTGGCCCGACTCCAGAGATGGGCATGGACAGCTTCAGGGTAGAAATGTGGGGATGGCTGATTTCCAATCTGGTTATAAAAGACCACTG CATACTCAATCTTCAGAACTACGTAGAGATGGACCTCCCAgcaaggttttgtggattGGTTACCCTCCATCTGTTCAAATTGATGAACAAATGCTCCACAATGCAATGATTTTATTTGGTGAAATAGAGAGAATTACGAGTTTCCATTCTAGGCATTTTGCATTTGTAGAATTTAGAAGTGTTGATGAAGCACGGCGTGCTAAGGAGGGTCTACAAGGACGGCTTTTTAATGATCCTCGGATTACTATTATGTTTTCAAACAGTGATCCGGCACCTGTAAAAGAACACCCTGGCTTTTATCCTGGTGGTAAAGAGACTAGGCCTGAAATGTTCTTCAATGAGCATCAAATCCGTCCTCCACAAATGGACATGTTAGGACATCCTCACCCAATGGTGCAAAATAAGTTCCCTGGTCCATTGCCAGCTAATGGCATTCTTGGACCAAATACAGCAGTAAGACCACCACCCTTTGGTCCTCCACAGGGTATCTCAGGCCTTCCTGAGTTTAATGACTTCACGACATCCCATGGTTTCCATgatgcaaattcaaaaaatgtgTTGGGTCCAAATTGGAGAAGGCCATCTCCTCCTGCACCTGGGATACTTTCTTCTCCAGCTACTGGTATTCGTCCACCTCCACCTGTGAGGTCCACTCCAAATTCGTGGGATGTTTTGGATGTAAACCAATTCCAAAGGGATTCTAAACGATCAAGGATAGATGGTCCATCATCCTTAGACGATGCTTCTTTTCCTCCAAGAAAAATGGATAACCGGGGCATGGGTTTTGATCAGCAATATGGGGTTGGTCCATTAAGTGATGGAGGATCTTCTGTTTCATATACCAATGCTCCTGTGAAGACTCATGCTATCCCTATAGGTGCAAGGGCACCAGTTAGTGGCCAGAGCCATGGTGACAATGATTTTATATGGCGTGGAATAATTGCCAAGGGTGGAACGCCTGTTTGTCATGCTCGTTGTGTCCCCATAGGCGAAGGAATAGGAAGTGATCT TCCTGAAGCAGTCAATTGTTCAGCAAGAACTGGGCTGGATCAGCTTGCTAAACATTATGCTGAAGCCACTGGATTTGACATTGTCTTTTTCTTGCCAGACAGCGAGGATGACTTTGCATCCTATACAGAATTCCTGCGTTACCTCGGTGCAAAAAACCGTGCAGGTGTTGCTAAGTTTGATGATGGAACTACAATGTTTTTGGTTCCTCCTTCAGAATTTTTGAGAAAAGTCTTGAAAGTTGCGGGCCCAGAACGGCTTTATGGTCTCATTCTCAAATTTCCCCAGGTTCCTCTTAGTGAACCGACTCACCAGCAGTCCTATCTACCCATTCCTACATCTGACTATGGTGAGAGACAGCAAGTCTCGTCTTCACGAGCTGAATACGGGTCAGTGCCTTCAAAGCAGGAGCAACTTCTTCCAATGGATTATAATAGGGTTCTGCATGAGGAAACCAAGGAACCCCCGAAACCCCTTCTGCCTTCAAGTGAGCCACCATCTGTTCAGTCCTTGCCTCACGAGTATGTTACTAACAATAATACGGCTGCAGTCTCACAAGCTGGGTTATCATTAACACCAGAGCTTATTGCCACCTTAGTTTCTTTACTGCCTGGCAAGACACAGTCGTCCAGTTTAGAAAGTGCCAAGCAACCAGCCATCTCACCACAGCCTCCAATGCCTACTGTTGATTCTAATAAAGGGACTACATCTGAGGGATGGATTGGTCATCAATCTTCTGAGCTAACCGGTCAGCCATTTCAGCAAATggaaaatcattttaattctcAGGGACAAAGTCTTTCTCAATTTCAGCCTTATCCACCTCTCCCGCGAACACCAAACCAGCATGCACCACAGATCATGGGAGCAACCCAAATTCAAGATGCTGCTGTCGGTCTGCCACAGCAGCAGCATGTACCTATTCCTTACAGGCCTTTGTCTACTTATTCTGCCCCTCCTGAGAATGCACAAGCTTCTGGTTTGCCCTTTGTCAATCCTCAGTATCAGCACGATGTTTCTCAAATTAACCAGAGAGGTTATGGGTCAGTCAATGAAGTTGATACTTCTGGGTATGGTGCACCAGTTGTGCAGCAATCAACGAATACTGCGACCTTATCTAATCAAGGTCAGGGTTCTACATCACAGCCACAACCTGTTACCCATTTAGCATCTGATAGGGGGAACCCTGAGCTTCCTTATCAGATGGAGCATCTCCAATCTGCAAACCTTGGCGCTGGCAATGGGACCAGTGATGTTGAGGCTGGTAAGGACCAGAGATATCGATCTACGCTTCAATTTGCCGCAAATTTACTCCTTCAGAtccagcagcagcagcagcagccacAGCAAGCAGGCTGGGGTTCAGGAAATCAATAA
- the LOC111778837 gene encoding uncharacterized protein LOC111778837, with amino-acid sequence MVQLPKSAVLKSKYNHNYLRFVNEACSPVRTFMQYSGKEILSPFTQFEFEQAKCDPSLYHIKCCYNNKYWVSLARDHHFIVAGADQKDEDKSKWTCTLFRPVYDSCHQSFRFCHVHLGLNVVLWRVGPPYGECLRAQWSVPDKDLCDLSVVIDSESLWSLPKFIAFRGDNGSYLSARSIDNHSYLQFSSNNIDDPTVQMETFITNDGKIRVKSAHFQKFWRRDTSNWIFADSCETTAQNLDTLFSPTKLASHIVALRNLGNNNFVKRYTSASKVSCLMAAVKNIDEFSHLQMVELVLSRQINNVVFYLSDARIRDQVAIVLATAEAANSSNVPNTVCLIFSHTNTRSSTWDSSVSTKLDVKTIIETGVPLIVDGKTIETSSTKFVGEYKWGETITTSKIQEIKYEVTIPPMSSIVVTLNATKGSCDVPFSYKQVDILKGGKKVEYCLDDGVYHGTNYYNLKYETKTKPICGCPN; translated from the coding sequence ATGGTGCAACTTCCGAAGTCTGCCGTGCTCAAATCAAAGTACAACCACAACTATTTGCGCTTCGTGAATGAAGCGTGTTCACCGGTGCGTACATTCATGCAGTACTCGGGGAAGGAGATTCTTAGTCCATTTACTCAGTTTGAGTTCGAGCAAGCTAAATGTGACCCATCTTTATACCATATAAAATGTTGTTACAACAACAAGTATTGGGTTAGTTTGGCTCGTGACCATCATTTTATTGTAGCGGGGGCTGACCAGAAAGATGAAGACAAATCCAAATGGACATGCACTCTATTTCGTCCGGTTTATGACAGTTGTCATCAATCGTTTCGGTTTTGTCATGTCCATCTTGGTTTAAATGTAGTCTTGTGGAGGGTTGGTCCCCCTTATGGAGAATGCTTACGTGCACAGTGGTCGGTTCCTGATAAAGATCTCTGCGATCTCAGTGTAGTTATTGACTCGGAATCACTGTGGTCATTACCTAAATTTATTGCCTTTAGAGGTGATAATGGTTCTTATCTCAGTGCTCGGTCAATTGACAATCATTCATATCTAcaattttcatccaacaatattGACGATCCTACCGTTCAGATGGAGACCTTCATCACAAATGATGGAAAAATTCGTGTGAAGTCAGCTCACTTCCAAAAATTTTGGAGACGTGACACTTCTAATTGGATTTTCGCTGACTCTTGTGAGACCACTGCTCAAAATCTCGATACTTTGTTTTCGCCAACTAAACTTGCGTCCCACATTGTTGCTCTACGTAACTTGGGTAATAACAACTTTGTTAAAAGGTACACTTCAGCGAGCAAAGTAAGTTGTCTCATGGCAGCCGTGAAAAATATCGATGAATTTTCACACTTACAAATGGTTGAGCTTGTTCTTTCACGACAAATCAACAATGTCGTGTTTTATCTTTCTGATGCTAGAATCCGTGATCAAGTTGCTATCGTATTAGCAACTGCAGAAGCTGCAAATAGTTCGAACGTACCCAACACTGTCTGCTTGATTTTCTCGCATACAAACACCAGATCTAGCACATGGGATTCTTCTGTTTCTACGAAATTGGACGTCAAGACAATAATCGAAACAGGAGTTCCCCTCATTGTCGATGGAAAGACAATCGAAACATCGTCGACTAAGTTCGTTGGAGAATACAAATGGGGAGAAACTATAACAACATCCAAGATACAAGAGATCAAATATGAGGTAACTATACCACCGATGAGCAGTATTGTCGTTACCTTAAATGCAACTAAGGGCTCATGTGACGTTCCATTCTCATACAAACAAGTCGACATCCTCAAAGGTGgtaaaaaagttgaatattGTTTGGACGATGGCGTTTACCATGGCACCAACTACTATAACCTTAAATACGAAACTAAAACGAAACCAATTTGTGGATGCCCAAACTAA
- the LOC111778836 gene encoding uncharacterized protein LOC111778836, producing the protein MVQLPRFAALKSKYNDNYLGYINETCSPVRPFLQYSGKDILSPFTKFEFEQARCDPSLFHIKCCYNNKYWVSWACDHHFIVAGADHKEEDRYKWTCTLFRPVYESCHQSYRFCHVRRGFNVVLWRGGPPFGECLRAQWSDPDRDLCDLSIVINWESIWSLPKYIAFKSDNGSYLSARLISQLPYLQFSSKSIDDPSIQMETFITNDGKIRIKSIFFQKFWKRGTSNWIFADSTDDSSENLDTLFSPTQVSSTVVALRNLGNGNFVKRYSLASKANFLNAGAKEIDSFSHLQMVEPILSREISNVMFYLSEARIYDEAVIVLATKEVTNNFHVPSTLCIPFSYINTRYSKWASSISMKLDVKTTIDSGVPLIVNRKKIETLSTKFSGEYKWGETITISKTKEIKYEITVPPTSTSIVTLYATKGSCDVPFSYKQVDILIGGKEVESYLADGIYHGTNYYNLKHEVKTKQICGCPNE; encoded by the coding sequence ATGGTGCAACTCCCGAGATTTGCAGCTCTCAAATCAAAGTACAACGACAACTACTTGGGTTATATCAATGAAACTTGTTCGCCGGTACGTCCGTTTCTACAATACTCGGGAAAAGATATTCTTAGTCCATTCACAAAGTTTGAGTTCGAGCAAGCTAGATGTGACCCATCTTTGTTCCATATAAAATGTTGTTACAATAATAAGTATTGGGTTAGCTGGGCTTGTGACCATCATTTTATTGTAGCGGGAGCTGACCATAAAGAGGAAGATAGATATAAATGGACATGCACGTTATTTCGTCCCGTATATGAAAGTTGTCATCAATCTTATAGATTTTGTCATGTTCGTCGTGGTTTCAACGTGGTCTTGTGGAGGGGTGGTCCTCCGTTTGGAGAATGCTTACGTGCACAATGGTCAGATCCCGATAGAGATCTTTGTGATCTCAGTATAGTTATTAATTGGGAATCAATATGGTCGTTACCAAAATATATTGCTTTTAAAAGTGATAATGGTTCCTATCTTAGTGCTCGTTTGATTAGCCAACTTCCGTATCTACAATTCTCGTCCAAAAGCATCGACGATCCTAGCATTCAGATGGAGACATTCATCACAAACGATGGAAAAATTCgcataaaatcaattttcttccaaaaattttgGAAACGCGGTACTTCTAATTGGATTTTTGCTGATTCTACTGATGATAGCTCGGAAAATCTCGATACTTTATTTTCACCGACTCAGGTGTCTTCCACCGTTGTTGCTTTACGTAACTTAGGTAATGGCAACTTTGTCAAACGATACAGTCTTGCTAGCAAAGCGAACTTTCTCAACGCTGGAGCCAAAGAAATTGATAGCTTTTCACACTTACAAATGGTCGAGCCTATTCTTTCAAGAGAAATCAGCAACGTAATGTTTTATCTTTCCGAGGCTAGAATCTATGATGAAGCTGTTATCGTGTTAGCAACTAAAGAAGTCACAAATAATTTCCACGTACCAAGCACTCTATGTATCCCGTTCTCATATATAAACACTAGATATAGCAAATGGGCTTCTTCAATCTCAATGAAATTGGATGTCAAGACAACAATTGACTCGGGAGTTCCCCTCATTGTTAACAGAAAGAAGATCGAGACATTATCAACTAAGTTTTCGGGAGAATACAAATGGGGAGAAACCATAACAATATCGAAGACAAAAGAGATAAAATACGAGATAACTGTACCACCAACGAGCACGAGTATCGTTACCTTATATGCAACTAAGGGCTCGTGTGACGTTCCGTTCTCATACAAACAAGTTGACATCCTCATCGGCGGGAAAGAAGTTGAATCTTATTTAGCTGACGGTATTTACCATGGCACCAACTACTACAATCTTAAACATGAAGTTAAAACTAAACAAATCTGTGGATGTCCTAACgaataa
- the LOC111778368 gene encoding flowering time control protein FPA-like isoform X1, whose amino-acid sequence MSRQQLYRDSDVTEMSSNSLWVGNLSMDVTDTDLMNMFAQFGAIDSVSSYPSRSYAFIFFKHMEDAQAAKEALQGVFLRGSSIKIEFARPAKPCRNLWVGGISPAVSREQLEEEFSKFGKIDEFKFLRDRNTAFIEYVRLEDASQALRIMNGKRIGGDQIRVDFLRSQPMRRDQWPDSRDGHGQLQGRNVGMADFQSGYKRPLHTQSSELRRDGPPSKVLWIGYPPSVQIDEQMLHNAMILFGEIERITSFHSRHFAFVEFRSVDEARRAKEGLQGRLFNDPRITIMFSNSDPAPVKEHPGFYPGGKETRPEMFFNEHQIRPPQMDMLGHPHPMVQNKFPGPLPANGILGPNTAVRPPPFGPPQGISGLPEFNDFTTSHGFHDANSKNVLGPNWRRPSPPAPGILSSPATGIRPPPPVRSTPNSWDVLDVNQFQRDSKRSRIDGPSSLDDASFPPRKMDNRGMGFDQQYGVGPLSDGGSSVSYTNAPVKTHAIPIGARAPVSGQSHGDNDFIWRGIIAKGGTPVCHARCVPIGEGIGSDLPEAVNCSARTGLDQLAKHYAEATGFDIVFFLPDSEDDFASYTEFLRYLGAKNRAGVAKFDDGTTMFLVPPSEFLRKVLKVAGPERLYGLILKFPQVPLSEPTHQQSYLPIPTSDYGERQQVSSSRAEYGSVPSKQEQLLPMDYNRVLHEETKEPPKPLLPSSEPPSVQSLPHEYVTNNNTAAVSQAGLSLTPELIATLVSLLPGKTQSSSLESAKQPAISPQPPMPTVDSNKGTTSEGWIGHQSSELTGQPFQQMENHFNSQGQSLSQFQPYPPLPRTPNQHAPQIMGATQIQDAAVGLPQQQHVPIPYRPLSTYSAPPENAQASGLPFVNPQYQHDVSQINQRGYGSVNEVDTSGYGAPVVQQSTNTATLSNQGQGSTSQPQPVTHLASDRGNPELPYQMEHLQSANLGAGNGTSDVEAGKDQRYRSTLQFAANLLLQIQQQQQQPQQAGWGSGNQ is encoded by the exons ATGAGCCGACAGCAACTGTATAGGGACTCGGACGTTACGGAGATGTCTTCCAACAGCTTGTGGGTAGGCAACTTGTCCATGGATGTCACGGATACGGATCTCATGAATATGTTTGCGCAGTTTGGGGCGATTGATAGTGTTTCTTCCTATCCTTCCAGGAGTTACgctttcatcttcttcaagcaCATGGAGGATGCTCAAGCGGCTAAGGAGGCTCTTCAAGGGGTTTTTCTGCGTGGGAGTTCAATCAAAATCGAGTTTGCGAGACcg gcCAAACCTTGTAGGAATTTATGGGTCGGCGGTATTAGTCCAGCTGTTTCAAGGGAACaacttgaagaagaattttctaaatttggtAAAATTGATGAATTTAAGTTTTTGCGAGATCGGAATACTGCATTTATTGAGTATGTTCGATTAGAAGATGCATCACAAGCTTTGAGAATCATGAACGGTAAACGCATTGGTGGAGACCAGATTCGAGTTGATTTTCTTCGATCACAGCCAATGAGAAGA GATCAGTGGCCCGACTCCAGAGATGGGCATGGACAGCTTCAGGGTAGAAATGTGGGGATGGCTGATTTCCAATCTGGTTATAAAAGACCACTG CATACTCAATCTTCAGAACTACGTAGAGATGGACCTCCCAgcaaggttttgtggattGGTTACCCTCCATCTGTTCAAATTGATGAACAAATGCTCCACAATGCAATGATTTTATTTGGTGAAATAGAGAGAATTACGAGTTTCCATTCTAGGCATTTTGCATTTGTAGAATTTAGAAGTGTTGATGAAGCACGGCGTGCTAAGGAGGGTCTACAAGGACGGCTTTTTAATGATCCTCGGATTACTATTATGTTTTCAAACAGTGATCCGGCACCTGTAAAAGAACACCCTGGCTTTTATCCTGGTGGTAAAGAGACTAGGCCTGAAATGTTCTTCAATGAGCATCAAATCCGTCCTCCACAAATGGACATGTTAGGACATCCTCACCCAATGGTGCAAAATAAGTTCCCTGGTCCATTGCCAGCTAATGGCATTCTTGGACCAAATACAGCAGTAAGACCACCACCCTTTGGTCCTCCACAGGGTATCTCAGGCCTTCCTGAGTTTAATGACTTCACGACATCCCATGGTTTCCATgatgcaaattcaaaaaatgtgTTGGGTCCAAATTGGAGAAGGCCATCTCCTCCTGCACCTGGGATACTTTCTTCTCCAGCTACTGGTATTCGTCCACCTCCACCTGTGAGGTCCACTCCAAATTCGTGGGATGTTTTGGATGTAAACCAATTCCAAAGGGATTCTAAACGATCAAGGATAGATGGTCCATCATCCTTAGACGATGCTTCTTTTCCTCCAAGAAAAATGGATAACCGGGGCATGGGTTTTGATCAGCAATATGGGGTTGGTCCATTAAGTGATGGAGGATCTTCTGTTTCATATACCAATGCTCCTGTGAAGACTCATGCTATCCCTATAGGTGCAAGGGCACCAGTTAGTGGCCAGAGCCATGGTGACAATGATTTTATATGGCGTGGAATAATTGCCAAGGGTGGAACGCCTGTTTGTCATGCTCGTTGTGTCCCCATAGGCGAAGGAATAGGAAGTGATCT TCCTGAAGCAGTCAATTGTTCAGCAAGAACTGGGCTGGATCAGCTTGCTAAACATTATGCTGAAGCCACTGGATTTGACATTGTCTTTTTCTTGCCAGACAGCGAGGATGACTTTGCATCCTATACAGAATTCCTGCGTTACCTCGGTGCAAAAAACCGTGCAGGTGTTGCTAAGTTTGATGATGGAACTACAATGTTTTTGGTTCCTCCTTCAGAATTTTTGAGAAAAGTCTTGAAAGTTGCGGGCCCAGAACGGCTTTATGGTCTCATTCTCAAATTTCCCCAGGTTCCTCTTAGTGAACCGACTCACCAGCAGTCCTATCTACCCATTCCTACATCTGACTATGGTGAGAGACAGCAAGTCTCGTCTTCACGAGCTGAATACGGGTCAGTGCCTTCAAAGCAGGAGCAACTTCTTCCAATGGATTATAATAGGGTTCTGCATGAGGAAACCAAGGAACCCCCGAAACCCCTTCTGCCTTCAAGTGAGCCACCATCTGTTCAGTCCTTGCCTCACGAGTATGTTACTAACAATAATACGGCTGCAGTCTCACAAGCTGGGTTATCATTAACACCAGAGCTTATTGCCACCTTAGTTTCTTTACTGCCTGGCAAGACACAGTCGTCCAGTTTAGAAAGTGCCAAGCAACCAGCCATCTCACCACAGCCTCCAATGCCTACTGTTGATTCTAATAAAGGGACTACATCTGAGGGATGGATTGGTCATCAATCTTCTGAGCTAACCGGTCAGCCATTTCAGCAAATggaaaatcattttaattctcAGGGACAAAGTCTTTCTCAATTTCAGCCTTATCCACCTCTCCCGCGAACACCAAACCAGCATGCACCACAGATCATGGGAGCAACCCAAATTCAAGATGCTGCTGTCGGTCTGCCACAGCAGCAGCATGTACCTATTCCTTACAGGCCTTTGTCTACTTATTCTGCCCCTCCTGAGAATGCACAAGCTTCTGGTTTGCCCTTTGTCAATCCTCAGTATCAGCACGATGTTTCTCAAATTAACCAGAGAGGTTATGGGTCAGTCAATGAAGTTGATACTTCTGGGTATGGTGCACCAGTTGTGCAGCAATCAACGAATACTGCGACCTTATCTAATCAAGGTCAGGGTTCTACATCACAGCCACAACCTGTTACCCATTTAGCATCTGATAGGGGGAACCCTGAGCTTCCTTATCAGATGGAGCATCTCCAATCTGCAAACCTTGGCGCTGGCAATGGGACCAGTGATGTTGAGGCTGGTAAGGACCAGAGATATCGATCTACGCTTCAATTTGCCGCAAATTTACTCCTTCAGAtccagcagcagcagcagcagccacAGCAAGCAGGCTGGGGTTCAGGAAATCAATAA
- the LOC111779173 gene encoding B-box zinc finger protein 24 isoform X2, whose product MKIQCDVCEKAPATLICCADEAALCAKCDVEVHAANKLASKHQRLLLQCLSTKLPKCDICQDKPAFIFCVEDRALFCQDCDEPIHSTGSLSANHQRFLATGIRVAMSSSCTKDVDKVKMEPPNPKNPQVPAKMPSQQVPNFTSPWAVDDFLHFSDLESSDKKEDLEFGELEWLAEMGLFGEQVPQEALAAAEVPELPTSHSGNALTYRPTKSSMSYKKPRIEVVDEDEFFTVPDLG is encoded by the exons ATGAAAATTCAGTGCGATGTTTGTGAGAAAGCTCCTGCTACTTTGATTTGTTGTGCGGATGAAGCGGCGCTTTGTGCGAAATGCGATGTTGAAGTTCATGCTGCTAATAAGCTTGCGAGCAAACACCAGAGGCTTCTTCTTCAGTGCCTCTCTACTAAGCTTCCCAAATGCGACATATGCCAA GACAAGCCGGCTTTCATTTTCTGTGTTGAAGACAGAGCACTTTTTTGTCAAGATTGTGATGAACCAATTCATTCAACTGGTAGTCTTTCAGCAAACCACCAGAGGTTTCTAGCCACTGGAATCAGAGTGGCCATGAGCTCAAGTTGCACGAAGGACGTCGACAAGGTCAAAATGGAACCTCCAAATCCGAAGAACCCTCAGGTTCCTGCTAAAATGCCTTCACAACAAGTTCCTAACTTCACATCCCCATGGGCGGTTGACGACTTTCTCCACTTCTCCGATCTCGAGTCGTCTGACAAG AAAGAAGATCTAGAGTTTGGAGAACTAGAATGGCTAGCAGAAATGGGGCTGTTTGGGGAGCAAGTTCCTCAAGAAGCTTTAGCTGCTGCTGAAGTTCCTGAGCTTCCTACATCACACTCAGGTAATGCACTCACATACAGGCCGACGAAGTCGAGCATGTCGTACAAAAAGCCTAGGATCGAGGTGGTAGACGAGGATGAGTTTTTTACCGTTCCCGATCTCGGATGA